One part of the Mycolicibacterium aromaticivorans JS19b1 = JCM 16368 genome encodes these proteins:
- a CDS encoding suppressor of fused domain protein yields MSQPLDSVRAHVRGHFADAGLDAEPDSASVTFLGLERIEVLRFGPDPGGVAHYVTLGCSRHPMTEPTAGVADPLHGPRAEVVLSLRATTPTSGLARSLAVVAATPAVEGVVLVADALIDLSAPLWDGAAFTAVLLGDSPIDDLPLEAPREPVRFLAAIPVTQTEAAWVRLKGADAMRQAWLDDGVDVLDPNRRAAQPG; encoded by the coding sequence GTGAGCCAGCCCCTGGATTCGGTCCGCGCACACGTGCGCGGCCATTTCGCCGACGCCGGACTGGACGCCGAGCCGGATTCGGCCAGCGTGACATTCCTCGGACTCGAGCGCATCGAGGTGTTACGGTTCGGGCCGGACCCGGGCGGCGTGGCTCACTATGTGACGCTGGGCTGTTCGCGGCACCCGATGACCGAGCCGACGGCCGGCGTCGCCGATCCGTTGCACGGCCCGCGGGCCGAGGTCGTCCTGAGCTTGCGGGCCACCACGCCGACCTCAGGGCTGGCCCGCAGCCTGGCCGTGGTGGCGGCCACGCCCGCCGTCGAGGGGGTGGTGCTGGTCGCCGACGCGCTGATCGACCTGTCCGCGCCGCTATGGGACGGTGCTGCGTTCACCGCTGTGTTGCTGGGTGATTCGCCGATAGACGACCTGCCGCTGGAAGCGCCCCGCGAACCGGTGCGCTTCCTGGCGGCGATCCCGGTGACCCAGACCGAGGCGGCCTGGGTGCGGCTCAAGGGTGCCGACGCGATGCGGCAGGCCTGGCTCGACGACGGGGTCGACGTGCTGGACCCGAACAGGCGTGCGGCGCAACCGGGTTAG
- the corA gene encoding magnesium/cobalt transporter CorA, producing MPSFRPRPQALLGASRTRSTPVDAKRIHVPVARAMVDCAVYVEGDRLAGKFTHAAALQRVRELEAGGQKAFVWIGLHEPDEHQMQAVAEVFGLHPLAVEDAVHAHQRPKVERYDDTLFLVLKTVTYVPHESVELAREIVETGEIMVFVGPDFVVTVRHGDHTGLAGLRKHLEEEHQHLALGPYAVMHAIADHVVDTYRDVSELMECDIDAIESETFSPLTKTDIEPIYLLKREVVELRRAVSPLTVALGRFNPDFKDLMSKEVLRYMRDVLDHAAQAADRIESYDEMLSSLVQAALAKVGMQQNVDMRKISAWVAIAAVPTMIAGIYGMNFEHMPELSWAWGYPAVLALMATVCGFLYLNFRRNNWL from the coding sequence ATGCCGTCGTTTCGTCCACGCCCACAGGCTCTGCTGGGAGCAAGCCGCACCCGATCCACCCCCGTCGACGCCAAACGCATCCACGTACCGGTCGCGCGGGCCATGGTCGACTGCGCGGTATACGTCGAAGGCGACCGTCTCGCCGGCAAGTTCACCCACGCCGCCGCATTGCAACGAGTCCGCGAGCTGGAGGCCGGCGGGCAGAAGGCATTCGTCTGGATCGGGCTGCACGAACCCGACGAACATCAGATGCAGGCGGTGGCCGAGGTGTTCGGCCTGCACCCGCTGGCCGTCGAGGATGCGGTGCACGCCCACCAGCGCCCGAAGGTCGAACGCTACGACGACACACTGTTCCTGGTGCTGAAGACGGTGACCTACGTACCGCACGAGTCCGTCGAGCTCGCCCGCGAGATCGTGGAGACCGGCGAGATCATGGTGTTCGTCGGACCGGACTTCGTCGTGACGGTGCGACATGGCGACCACACCGGACTGGCCGGTTTGCGAAAACATCTGGAAGAAGAGCACCAGCACCTGGCGCTGGGCCCGTACGCGGTGATGCACGCGATCGCCGACCACGTCGTGGACACCTACCGCGATGTCAGCGAGCTGATGGAATGCGATATCGACGCCATCGAGTCGGAGACGTTCTCACCATTGACCAAAACCGACATCGAACCGATCTATCTGCTCAAGCGTGAAGTCGTCGAACTGCGAAGGGCCGTATCACCTCTCACCGTGGCACTCGGCCGTTTCAATCCGGACTTCAAGGACCTGATGTCCAAAGAGGTGCTGCGCTACATGCGCGACGTCCTGGATCACGCTGCGCAGGCGGCCGACCGGATCGAGTCCTACGACGAGATGCTGTCGTCGTTGGTGCAGGCCGCCCTGGCGAAGGTGGGGATGCAGCAGAACGTCGACATGCGCAAGATCTCGGCGTGGGTCGCGATCGCAGCGGTGCCGACGATGATCGCGGGCATCTACGGAATGAACTTCGAGCACATGCCGGAGCTATCGTGGGCGTGGGGCTATCCGGCGGTGCTGGCCCTCATGGCGACAGTCTGCGGGTTCCTCTACCTGAATTTCCGACGGAACAACTGGCTGTGA
- a CDS encoding NAD(P)-dependent malic enzyme, with product MSETVSTPRVVIDDEEIFAAHVGGKLSVELKAPLDTQRALSIAYTPGVAQVSRAIAADHTLAARYTWSNRLVAVISDGTAVLGLGDIGPAASLPVMEGKSALFKTFGGLDSIPIVLDTKDPDEIVETIIRLRPTFGAVNLEDISAPRCFEIERRLIEALDCPVMHDDQHGTAIVVLAALIGATKVLDRDMHSLKVVMSGAGAAGVACTNILLAAGITDITVLDSQGILHTGRDDMNSVKAEMATRTNPRGLTGGIAEALNGADVFMGVSAGLVPEELIATMTPGGIVFAMSNPDPEIHPDAARKHAAIVATGRSDFPNQINNVLAFPGVFRGALDAGARRITEKMKVAAAEAIFSVVGDDLAADHIVPSPLDPRVGPAVAAAVAAASEA from the coding sequence GTGTCCGAAACAGTGAGTACCCCCCGCGTCGTTATCGACGACGAAGAGATCTTCGCCGCTCACGTGGGCGGCAAGCTGTCCGTCGAGCTGAAGGCACCGCTGGACACCCAGCGCGCACTGTCGATCGCCTACACCCCCGGCGTAGCCCAGGTCAGCCGCGCGATCGCCGCCGACCACACCTTGGCTGCGCGCTACACCTGGTCCAATCGACTGGTCGCGGTGATCAGCGACGGCACCGCCGTGCTCGGCCTCGGTGACATCGGGCCCGCGGCATCCCTGCCGGTAATGGAGGGCAAGTCCGCGCTGTTCAAGACCTTCGGCGGGCTGGACTCGATCCCGATCGTGCTGGACACCAAAGACCCCGACGAGATCGTCGAGACGATCATCCGTCTGCGCCCGACGTTCGGCGCGGTCAACCTCGAGGACATCTCCGCGCCGCGCTGCTTCGAGATCGAGCGTCGCCTGATCGAGGCGCTGGACTGCCCGGTCATGCACGACGACCAGCACGGCACCGCGATCGTCGTGCTCGCCGCACTGATCGGCGCCACCAAGGTGCTCGACCGCGACATGCACTCGCTGAAGGTGGTCATGTCAGGTGCAGGTGCCGCCGGCGTCGCGTGCACGAACATCCTGTTGGCCGCGGGCATCACCGACATCACCGTGCTGGACAGCCAGGGCATCCTGCACACCGGTCGCGACGACATGAACTCGGTCAAGGCGGAGATGGCCACCCGGACCAACCCGCGCGGGCTCACCGGCGGGATCGCCGAGGCGCTCAACGGCGCCGACGTCTTCATGGGGGTGTCGGCCGGACTCGTTCCCGAGGAATTGATCGCCACGATGACCCCCGGCGGCATCGTGTTCGCGATGTCCAACCCGGACCCCGAAATCCACCCGGACGCCGCCCGCAAGCACGCCGCGATCGTGGCGACCGGCCGAAGCGACTTCCCGAACCAGATCAACAATGTCCTGGCATTCCCCGGTGTCTTCCGTGGAGCGCTGGACGCCGGCGCGCGGCGGATCACCGAGAAGATGAAAGTCGCAGCGGCAGAGGCGATCTTCTCCGTCGTCGGCGACGACTTGGCGGCCGATCACATCGTGCCCAGCCCGCTGGATCCGCGGGTCGGCCCTGCGGTGGCCGCAGCGGTGGCGGCGGCATCCGAAGCCTGA